Proteins from a single region of Starkeya sp. ORNL1:
- a CDS encoding gamma-glutamyltransferase family protein, whose product MARDAAIATSHPLATAAGLEILSAGGNAVDAALAAVATQCVVEPHMTGIGGDCFVLYAPKGKQTIALNGSGRAPAAATVAKLKSLGLEGEIPKTSAHAVTVPGAISAWTKLHADHGSLPLEQLFARAIDYAENGYPITPRVAFDWADDAALLAQDAGAAAFFLPGGKAPRAGDRHAQPLLGQRLRDIAKSGAAAFYEGATGASLVKYLNGLGGLHTLEDFAEAKDAAFYTTPISTDYRGYTVEECPPNGQGLAALMLLGILREFDLGPHVSMADRTHIHAEATKLVYHNRDALLGDPATMTVSVGKLLAPETARRLARHIDMKRARPPVMWDEPEHRDTVYLCVVDRDGNMISFINSLFHSFGSTRIDPNTGIMLHSRGNSFRLIEGHPNAIGPKKRPMHTIIPGLLRKDGDAFGVFGVMGGQYQAAGQAALLSGLFDRDLDPQAALDAPRSFAFNGALELETTYPDEVLRDLAGRGHTVHRAVEPFGGGQLILVDKEHGCLIAGSDIRKDGCALGF is encoded by the coding sequence ATGGCGCGCGACGCCGCGATCGCCACCTCGCACCCGCTGGCTACCGCCGCCGGGCTGGAGATCCTGAGCGCCGGCGGCAATGCCGTTGATGCGGCACTGGCCGCGGTGGCGACGCAGTGCGTGGTCGAGCCGCACATGACCGGCATCGGCGGCGACTGCTTCGTGCTCTATGCGCCGAAGGGCAAGCAGACCATAGCTTTGAACGGCAGCGGCCGCGCCCCTGCCGCCGCCACCGTCGCGAAGCTGAAGTCGCTCGGGCTCGAGGGCGAGATCCCCAAGACCAGCGCCCACGCCGTCACCGTGCCCGGTGCCATCTCGGCGTGGACCAAGCTGCACGCCGATCATGGTTCGCTGCCGCTGGAGCAACTGTTCGCCCGCGCCATCGACTATGCCGAGAACGGCTATCCGATCACCCCGCGCGTCGCCTTCGACTGGGCGGACGATGCCGCGCTGCTGGCGCAGGATGCCGGCGCCGCGGCGTTCTTCCTGCCCGGCGGCAAGGCACCGCGCGCCGGCGACCGCCATGCCCAGCCTTTGCTCGGCCAGCGCCTGCGCGACATCGCCAAGAGCGGCGCCGCTGCCTTTTATGAGGGCGCCACGGGTGCCTCGCTGGTGAAGTACCTCAATGGCCTCGGCGGGCTGCACACGCTGGAGGATTTTGCCGAGGCGAAGGACGCCGCCTTCTACACGACGCCGATCTCGACCGATTATCGCGGCTACACCGTGGAAGAGTGCCCGCCCAACGGCCAGGGCCTCGCCGCCCTGATGCTGCTCGGGATCCTGCGCGAATTCGACCTCGGCCCCCACGTCTCGATGGCCGACCGCACCCACATCCACGCCGAGGCGACCAAGCTGGTCTATCATAATCGCGACGCGCTGCTCGGCGACCCCGCGACGATGACGGTCTCGGTCGGGAAGCTGCTGGCGCCGGAGACCGCCCGCCGCCTCGCCCGGCACATCGACATGAAGCGTGCCCGGCCGCCGGTGATGTGGGACGAGCCGGAGCACAGGGACACGGTCTATCTCTGCGTCGTCGATCGCGACGGCAACATGATCTCCTTCATCAATTCGCTGTTCCACTCCTTCGGCTCGACCCGCATCGATCCCAACACGGGAATCATGCTGCACAGCCGCGGCAACTCGTTCCGACTGATCGAGGGCCATCCCAACGCCATCGGCCCGAAGAAGCGCCCGATGCACACCATCATCCCGGGCCTCTTGCGCAAGGACGGCGATGCGTTCGGCGTGTTCGGGGTGATGGGCGGACAGTACCAGGCCGCCGGCCAGGCGGCGCTGCTCTCCGGGCTGTTCGACCGCGACCTCGACCCGCAGGCCGCACTCGATGCGCCGCGTTCCTTCGCCTTCAACGGCGCGCTGGAACTGGAGACGACTTATCCGGACGAGGTACTGAGAGACCTCGCCGGCCGTGGCCACACCGTGCATCGCGCGGTCGAGCCGTTCGGCGGCGGGCAGCTGATCCTGGTCGACAAGGAGCATGGCTGCCTGATCGCGGGATCGGACATACGCAAGGATGGTTGCGCGCTGGGGTTTTGA
- a CDS encoding thiamine pyrophosphate-binding protein: MALTVIQHVLARLRDIGITDVFGVPGDFAFPVNDAISNHPDMNWIGCSNELNAAYAADGYARIKGVGALCTTYGVGELSALAGVAGAYAEYLPIFHLVGTPRMAVQRSRALVHHTLGTGEYDLFRRMAEPVVVGHAVMTPQNVAYETERLIAEAFYHRRPVYMAFPADLANQPVVSTAQPVPPPRSDPAMLEAATAAIAAALEKAETACMLPGLLVAREGLNDRLQALVDASGLPFATMFHDKTVLDEQQDAYAGMYDGALMNEEVRAFVEESERIITVGTLMTDFNTGSFTARLDPARTIAIEHHQVSVDGRSYPSVEIGDILGSLAKALPRRSWRRLAVNSLGPVVGAGDDPITAAALYPRWANFLAPGDTVVAETGTVSMGLGFARMPSGANFYNQTLWGAIGWATPAALGTAIADRSRRTVLITGEGSHQLTVQEIGQFGWLGLKPVVFVLNNGGYLIERLLCKDPDIAYNDIAPWRYADLPAAFGCEGWFTARVTTCGELDAALQAAATAESGAYVEVVTGPFEASPLSLALSEKMKKAAAGG; encoded by the coding sequence ATGGCCCTCACCGTCATCCAGCACGTCCTCGCCCGCCTGCGCGATATCGGCATCACCGATGTGTTCGGGGTGCCCGGCGACTTCGCCTTTCCGGTGAACGATGCCATCAGCAACCATCCGGACATGAACTGGATCGGCTGCTCCAATGAGCTCAACGCCGCCTATGCCGCCGACGGCTATGCCCGCATCAAGGGGGTCGGCGCGCTGTGCACCACCTATGGCGTCGGCGAGTTGAGCGCACTTGCCGGCGTTGCCGGCGCCTACGCCGAATATCTGCCGATCTTCCATCTGGTCGGCACGCCGCGCATGGCGGTGCAGCGCTCGCGGGCGCTGGTGCACCACACGCTCGGCACCGGCGAATATGATCTGTTCCGCCGCATGGCGGAGCCGGTGGTGGTCGGCCATGCGGTGATGACGCCGCAGAACGTCGCCTACGAGACCGAGCGGCTGATCGCCGAGGCGTTCTATCATCGTCGGCCGGTCTATATGGCTTTCCCGGCCGATCTCGCGAACCAGCCGGTGGTGAGCACCGCCCAGCCGGTGCCGCCGCCGCGGAGCGATCCCGCCATGCTGGAGGCGGCGACCGCGGCCATCGCCGCCGCGCTGGAGAAGGCTGAGACCGCCTGCATGCTGCCGGGCCTGCTGGTTGCCCGCGAGGGGCTGAATGACCGGCTGCAGGCACTGGTCGACGCTTCCGGCCTGCCCTTCGCCACCATGTTTCACGACAAGACCGTGCTCGACGAGCAGCAGGACGCTTATGCCGGCATGTATGACGGCGCGCTGATGAACGAGGAGGTGCGGGCCTTCGTCGAGGAGAGCGAGCGCATCATCACGGTCGGCACGCTGATGACCGACTTCAACACCGGCTCCTTCACTGCGCGGCTCGACCCGGCGCGCACCATCGCCATCGAGCACCATCAGGTCAGCGTCGATGGCCGCTCCTATCCGAGCGTCGAGATCGGCGACATCCTCGGCAGCCTCGCCAAGGCCCTGCCACGGCGCAGCTGGCGGCGGCTTGCGGTGAATTCGCTCGGCCCGGTGGTCGGCGCCGGTGACGATCCGATCACCGCGGCGGCGCTCTATCCGCGCTGGGCAAATTTCCTTGCGCCGGGCGACACCGTGGTCGCCGAAACCGGCACCGTCTCCATGGGCCTCGGCTTCGCGCGCATGCCCTCCGGCGCCAATTTCTACAACCAGACGCTCTGGGGCGCGATCGGCTGGGCAACGCCGGCGGCGCTCGGCACCGCCATCGCCGATCGCAGCCGCCGCACCGTTCTGATCACCGGCGAGGGCTCGCACCAATTGACCGTGCAGGAGATTGGCCAGTTTGGCTGGCTCGGGCTGAAGCCGGTGGTGTTCGTGCTGAACAATGGCGGCTATCTGATCGAGCGCCTGCTCTGCAAGGATCCTGATATCGCCTATAACGACATCGCGCCATGGCGCTATGCCGACCTGCCGGCGGCGTTCGGCTGCGAGGGCTGGTTCACCGCCCGCGTCACCACCTGCGGCGAGCTCGATGCCGCCTTGCAGGCCGCCGCCACCGCGGAGAGCGGCGCCTATGTCGAGGTGGTCACCGGGCCCTTTGAGGCCTCGCCGCTCTCGCTGGCGCTGAGCGAGAAAATGAAGAAGGCGGCCGCGGGGGGCTGA
- a CDS encoding mandelate racemase/muconate lactonizing enzyme family protein encodes MKITHWDILHGDFGWRSISFLKLGTADGIVGWAEYTDGQGSSNTGISSIVGALAGRVIGEDPRRIEAIIAKLGSLTAQVPGGLNQQAIAAIVNALIDIKAKALGLPVRDLLGGSLRERVPLYWSHCASYRARYPKDLGTAPLKTYDDLFRIGEEVRNKGFRALKTNVLLPGEERIDAYRPGRGVGAGYPALNPSRAIEEAVLRQIAALRQGAGEDVEIYLDLNLNFRPEGYLRLARALEGAGLAWLELDIADPATLAMIRQSCGTPIASLENGYGRRGYRPFFEALSVDIAIIDVIWNGYVEALKVAALADGHDVNVAPHNYFGHLADFISAQFSAAVPNLRVMEMDVDGVPWRGEFYTHLPEIEDGAMVLPDRPGWGTEIVEAAVRARPPKG; translated from the coding sequence ATGAAGATCACCCACTGGGACATTCTCCACGGGGATTTCGGCTGGCGCTCGATCTCCTTCCTGAAGCTCGGCACCGCCGACGGCATTGTCGGCTGGGCCGAGTACACCGACGGGCAGGGCTCCTCGAACACCGGCATCTCGTCGATCGTCGGGGCGCTAGCCGGCCGGGTGATCGGCGAGGACCCGCGCCGCATCGAGGCGATCATTGCCAAGCTCGGCAGCCTGACCGCGCAAGTGCCGGGCGGGCTGAACCAGCAGGCCATCGCCGCAATCGTCAATGCGCTCATCGACATCAAGGCCAAGGCGCTCGGCCTGCCGGTGCGCGATCTGCTCGGTGGCTCATTGCGCGAGCGCGTGCCGCTCTACTGGTCGCACTGCGCCAGCTATCGCGCGCGCTACCCAAAAGACCTCGGCACCGCGCCGCTCAAGACCTATGACGATCTCTTCCGCATCGGCGAGGAGGTGCGGAACAAGGGCTTCCGCGCGCTGAAAACCAATGTGCTGCTGCCGGGCGAGGAGCGCATCGACGCCTATCGCCCCGGTCGCGGTGTCGGCGCCGGCTATCCCGCGCTCAATCCCAGCCGCGCCATCGAAGAGGCGGTGCTGCGCCAGATCGCGGCGCTGCGCCAGGGCGCCGGCGAGGACGTCGAGATCTATCTCGACCTCAATCTCAATTTTCGCCCCGAAGGCTATCTGCGCCTTGCCCGCGCGCTGGAAGGCGCCGGCCTCGCCTGGCTGGAACTGGACATCGCCGATCCGGCGACGCTGGCCATGATCCGGCAAAGCTGTGGCACGCCCATAGCATCGCTTGAGAATGGCTATGGCCGGCGCGGCTACCGGCCATTCTTCGAGGCGCTCAGCGTCGACATCGCCATCATCGACGTGATCTGGAACGGCTATGTCGAGGCGCTGAAGGTGGCGGCGCTAGCCGATGGCCACGACGTGAACGTCGCCCCGCACAATTATTTCGGCCACCTCGCCGATTTCATCAGCGCGCAATTCTCCGCCGCTGTGCCCAACCTGCGGGTGATGGAGATGGATGTCGACGGCGTGCCGTGGCGCGGCGAGTTCTACACCCATCTGCCGGAGATCGAGGACGGCGCCATGGTGCTGCCCGACCGTCCGGGCTGGGGCACCGAAATCGTCGAGGCCGCCGTGCGCGCCCGCCCGCCGAAGGGGTAA
- a CDS encoding mandelate racemase/muconate lactonizing enzyme family protein, protein MRIVDVIAYPISVPIPADRQNTLGLGKLTKRDAIIVKVISDEGVIGWGEAHHARNPGTVAHLINTTMRDLVLGMDPTQTTVIWTRMYRAQVGSHGMGAGSVIAMSGIDMALWDLKGKLANMPLYKLLGGASKPIPAYAGGGGALGFRTPEETADEVGTFVDKGFKAVKLRLGQTNKQDIARISAVRDRFPDLAILTDANTAYTLDDCRRVMPAMQELDVYWLEEPFPATNTKAYEVAATFSSTPLALGENSYTRYEFIPHLESGNIRIFQPDVGKCGGVTEIMRIAATASTYNIAVHPHGGVTGLDLAAGIHVLAAIENGGYFESSEGCNPLREGPFKNKPYEVNANGNVYPLEGPGLGIEVDEDFIKAHPVIEGPGFV, encoded by the coding sequence ATGCGCATTGTTGATGTGATTGCCTATCCGATCTCCGTCCCGATTCCGGCGGACCGCCAGAACACGCTCGGCCTCGGCAAGCTGACCAAGCGCGATGCCATCATCGTCAAGGTCATCAGCGACGAGGGCGTCATCGGCTGGGGCGAGGCGCACCATGCCCGTAATCCGGGCACCGTGGCCCATCTCATCAACACCACCATGCGCGACCTCGTGCTCGGCATGGACCCGACGCAGACCACGGTGATCTGGACCAGGATGTACCGCGCCCAGGTCGGCAGCCACGGCATGGGCGCCGGCTCGGTGATCGCCATGAGCGGCATCGACATGGCGCTGTGGGACCTGAAGGGCAAGCTCGCCAACATGCCGCTCTACAAGCTGCTCGGCGGCGCCTCGAAGCCGATCCCGGCCTATGCCGGCGGCGGCGGCGCGCTCGGCTTCCGCACTCCGGAAGAGACCGCCGACGAGGTCGGCACCTTCGTCGACAAGGGCTTCAAGGCAGTGAAGCTCCGCCTCGGCCAGACCAACAAGCAGGACATCGCCCGCATCAGCGCGGTGCGCGACCGCTTCCCCGACCTCGCCATCCTCACCGACGCCAACACCGCCTACACCCTCGACGATTGCCGCAGGGTGATGCCGGCGATGCAGGAGCTCGACGTGTACTGGCTGGAGGAGCCGTTCCCGGCCACCAACACCAAGGCCTATGAGGTCGCCGCCACCTTCTCCTCGACGCCGCTGGCGCTCGGCGAGAATTCCTACACCCGCTACGAGTTCATCCCGCACCTCGAATCCGGCAATATCCGCATCTTCCAGCCGGATGTCGGCAAGTGCGGCGGCGTCACCGAGATCATGCGCATCGCCGCCACCGCCTCGACCTACAACATCGCCGTGCACCCGCATGGCGGCGTCACCGGGCTCGATCTCGCGGCCGGCATCCATGTGCTCGCGGCGATCGAGAATGGCGGCTATTTCGAATCCAGCGAAGGCTGCAACCCGCTGCGCGAGGGCCCGTTCAAGAACAAGCCCTACGAGGTCAATGCGAACGGCAATGTGTACCCGCTCGAAGGCCCCGGCCTCGGCATCGAGGTCGACGAGGACTTCATCAAGGCGCACCCGGTCATCGAAGGCCCGGGCTTCGTGTGA